In Zingiber officinale cultivar Zhangliang chromosome 11B, Zo_v1.1, whole genome shotgun sequence, a single window of DNA contains:
- the LOC122033305 gene encoding transcription factor MYB20-like, with amino-acid sequence MGRQPCCDKSAVKRGLWTLDEDQKLTNFILRNGIHCWRLVPKLAGLMRCGKSCRLRWTNYLRPDLKRGAISQEEEDQIIQLHSRFGNRWSKIASHFPGRTDNEIKNHWNTRIKKRFKLQDSNPVTRKLIDHQLSGISSPASASRAKEMGTDVDVSEIAVNLEDRFNPSQSNWIVDTFGSCDSSFTTDDSLLPASTHTLLSMSDSFPPWETMNRPLLDHFYYESML; translated from the exons ATGGGGAGGCAACCATGCTGCGATAAGTCAGCAGTGAAGCGAGGTCTCTGGACACTTGACGAGGATCAGAAACTCACCAATTTCATCCTCCGCAATGGCATCCATTGTTGGCGCCTCGTGCCGAAGCTTGCAG GTCTGATGAGATGTGGGAAGAGTTGCAGATTGCGATGGACTAATTACCTTCGTCCCGACCTCAAACGAGGAGCCATTTCTCAAGAAGAAGAGGACCAAATCATCCAACTTCATTCGCGCTTCGGTAACCG GTGGTCCAAGATAGCATCGCATTTCCCAGGCCGCACTGACAATGAAATCAAGAACCACTGGAACACCCGGATCAAGAAGAGATTTAAACTCCAGGACTCCAATCCAGTGACTCGTAAACTCATCGATCATCAACTCTCCGGCATTTCTTCACCAGCCTCTGCTTCACGAGCCAAAGAGATGGGCACGGATGTCGACGTTTCAGAAATCGCAGTAAACCTGGAGGATAGATTCAATCCGAGTCAGAGCAATTGGATTGTTGACACTTTTGGAAGCTGCGACTCTTCCTTCACGACTGATGACTCGCTCTTACCTGCTTCCACACACACTCTTCTTAGTATGAGTGATTCTTTTCCGCCATGGGAGACCATGAACCGCCCCCTCTTAGACCATTTCTATTATGAGAGCATGCTATGA